The Lycium barbarum isolate Lr01 chromosome 11, ASM1917538v2, whole genome shotgun sequence genome contains the following window.
GTCCTGATCAATAAAAAGGATATTTTGGAGGAAGTAGGAGAAATTCCATCGTTGGGTATTTAGTTAATGAGTTGGGAAGATATCAACCAACAAGATCCGTTGTAGTCTAGTTGGTTAGGATACTCGGCTCTCACCCGAGAGACCCGGGTTCAAGTCCCGGCAACGGAATTCCTTTTTTGTTTGGGGTCCCAAAAAATATTTCTTGCTCCTTATAATATTTGATAATTATgcacatttaaccttcaattaagaCGTTTTTTAATACTCCCTATATTTCAGTTTATGTGAAATTATTTCCTTTTTTGGGTCCCAAAAAATATTTCTTACTCCTTATAATATTTGATTATGCACATTTAACCTTTAATTAACTAAAATGTGCATTCGTTATCAGTGACACCCATTTCAACATATCACATCGAGttcacaagaaaataaaaaaacaagAGAGACGTTTTCTAATACGccatttgtttcaatttatgtgaacttatttctTTTTTGATCCGCGCCAAAAAGAATGACTCCTTTTCATATATGAAAACTATTTATCTTTATGCAataatttatagtcacacaattGATATGTGCCTCATTTTACACCACAagttcaaaagtttttttttttcttaaacttcataTCCAGTTAAATagtttcacataaattgaaatggagggagtagtgGTTAGTTTTATATTGAAAACGAGCAAATGCATGAAAACCATAATGGCTTTGTTGTGGAGTTTGTGGAGTACCTATAAGTTAGCTAGCTATTCATTACTACCTACACCCCCAGGATGATCATTACTACCTACACCTCACGTCCTGGCACAGTAAAACGTATAACCCAACTATTAAAGAGTCTCTTACATAATGCATGTGTCGTGATATGATGTTAATTACAATTAGTAAAGAAGTTACATGTTACATCAAGCGCTCTATAAGTTCCTACAAAAGACACGTTGGTGCTCCTAATATATTGATGGTCAATGAAAAGCTAAACTAGAAATGCTCTCTATCACTAACAGGGCTCCAGCGGACATTATGCGCTTGTTACACAATAACCCCTTAGAGAAAGAGCCAAACAGGAGGGACAACTTATTTCTAGAAACTGAAATTGacagagaaaggctacagcaagAGTTTATTTGGTAAAGGATTGCATAAGAGAATGTCCAAAGCTACCTCTGTATTACTATTCGAAATTGCTCAATTTTGCTGTCCGGAGCATTTTTGGTTCATTCATACCAATCGTCTTGTATTTGTCCTTGCCATCAGCGGAGTTGCAATGTGAAATGGGTGGATCTACATGTCCAAAATTTCCGTGAAAATAAGGTTCAAATTTAACCCTCAACTTCTAACCGAAAAAAGGCAAAAAAGAGATTGTTTCCTAACAGGGATGATATTAGACCACGAGTTTGATGGAGAACAAAGTTGCTCAATTTCACATAATACAAGTGCAAATTCAACTTGTTTTCCCAAACGAATAATCTATGTCATAAGTATTAAGTAGTGCAAAACTAATGTCTAGGTTAAAATTAGGTCTAAACCATCCATAAAACAAGATTGAAGTATCCAACTAATAAACTAATTCATGGATGTGTAACCTCCTTTTTTAGGATAAGAATATCATTCTAATGAGCTGGGAAATACCATGAACATATACAGTAAGAATAATCTTTACAGTAAGATGAAATTACATGACACAGAAATGAAAGAACTAGAAATAGCTGCATAGTTTTAATTTATTCTATTCAAATTGAAAATGTTTATTTTGGGAAATTGAGAAAAGCTAAAGCTTGGAgaatagtctttatttatttaatattttcttGTTTCTTCACAAGTTTGAAATATCATCTATCGTCCCTTTTTGAAGTGCATGGTTCTTTACAAAATGCTTTCTGTCACAGAATCTATACCAATGAGTGACCACTGATTAATTACTCAAGAAGAAATTATTCTCTTTCCTACTTATTTTCTTGCATATATATATTGGCTTCCTTTCTTGAAATCTTTCATCAACTTGATATTCTCTCTATAACTTCTAATTTATTCTCTTAGGCAAAACACAAATTCCTTTTTATTTCAATCCAAGAAGTGAGTAGGATTAATGGCATCAAGGAGAATTCACAAGGAACTAAGGGAGTTGCAAAGAGACCCTCCTACTTCATGTAGTGCAGGtacaaaaatgttttttttaatgtACTTATCATCCGTCATCCAAAGGGTTGTAATGGAATGGTAAATCCTTTTACATTATTGTAATGGAATGGTAAATCCTTTTACATTCTTAATCAAATGTTTTGTGCTGGACCCTTGGTACGAAGTCGTCTTTGATAGAGAGCGTTATTCGATGTGAAGTCAAATTAGTCAGATTTCAAAACAGATACTTGAACTGGGTGGGAAAAAGCAACGGGGAACGAGGCTGAATTTACTAAGGGGTCCTTTGGCGTAATCCATGACATTGTCATGAAATTCAAAATTCACTTTAGTATCTTGAACTTTTCACTTGTTTAAGTTCGAAATTCACGACACTATCATATTATGTTTCATCATAATAAATTAACTACTTATCAATAAATAACTACTTATCAATAAATTTTCAAACACTGGCTATTTTtcaattattcttttttttttttcaggtcCTGTGGCTCAGGATATGTTTCATTGGCAAGCAACCATTATTGGCCCAAATGACAGCCCTTATGCAGGTGGTGTTTTTCAAGTGGCCATCCATTTCCCCCCTGATTACCCTTTCAAACCCCCCaaggtatgatttttttttttttttaaattacactATATAACATCTCAACAAAATTAATAACATAATAActttaatttttatcttttaCAAATTTTAATCAGTCTAATCAGTATGTCTACTTATCCTAATATACGCTTATCTTACACTTATTATATACTTGTTATACATTGAGTTTACACCGGCGATGGCTATAACCTATTATGGTCAAACGGGTTAATTCTTTAGTCGGCTGGCTAAAAATGTTAAAATTCCTTTTTAAGCCAAATAAATGGTCATTTTGAAAAAGATTTATTTATACTTGATGTTACACAGATGATTAAAAACACAACATATATTTGTTTGATAAACTTTTATCTTTTAATCATGGAATTATTAAGTGTTTTCACCTTAATTTGGCATATAACTACAACAAATTAATAAGAATAGTATTACGTAAATATGAATGTAAATTAGTATTTATCATCCTcactcacaaaaaaaaaagaaaataggaATAGTGGGGAAAACATCATAGAAAAGATtataaatatcattcataatattGGCAGGTGGCTTTCAAGACCAAAGTTTTCCACCCAAATATAAACAATAATGGAAATATTTGTTTGGACATTCTTAAGGATCAATGGAGTCCTGCCCTCACCATATCCAAGGTACTTGTATATTGTTAATATATGTTGCTCTTCCTTTCCTCTCCCTAATTGATTACTAATCTACTTCTTCATAGTTTTTGTGACATGGTGCCAAACTTAATGACACATTTAACATAGAGTCAGTAGGTTCTGCCCTTTATATAATTACCTTTTTATTTTACGCACATGCACACGTATCTATAGTTTGAACTAGACATAATAAGTTCTGTCAAACCTGTTGTGTCTAGTCTAGATACGCCACTATATATAACTAGTTTAGTTTACAAGGTTAGCATGTAGACCAGAAACTTTTGACATGTAAATAAATAATCCTAAACAATTAGACTTATGAAATCCTTGTACCAACTAGATTGATGAGTCAATAATTCTCTTTCTTAATCATCAGTCTAGTTATTGTTGTAATTCAGAATTCTATGTCATCATCAATTCAATTTTCCcattcacttttttttctttcttatataCCAATAAATATCTTTACTTGTATGATTTAAATTGTTCAAAAAAGTGTTTATCCATTTGTGTGTGCAGGTTTTGCTATCCATATGTTCACTGCTAACGGATCCAAATCCAGATGATCCATTGGTATCAGAAATTGCTCATATGTACAAGACTGATAGAAACAAGTATGAATCAGTGGCTCGTAATTGGACTCAAAAATATGCTATGAACTGACTTATtgtatcccgtggaattagtcgaggtgtgcAAGAGCAGACTCGGACAACACAATTATAAGAAGCAGAAAAAGCTCATGCTACTTGTTAACCATGATTTCTTCATTGAGATATCTAACTATGCAAATTTGGGCTAAATAAATGggtctcttttttctttttcttttgtttcttactaaacaatataaaatgttctgaatgaattttttattttatttttgccaTCCGATGTTCGCTACCCACTTTAAGATCCCGACTAATTAGAATTCACAATGCATCAGATCCCATCAAAATTTTATTTGATTAGGTAAACCTTTTTTCGGCATACTTCTTTGATTTGAATAAAAACCATTTTGAATGATTCGATTTTGTGTTGTTTGGCCATAAATAATATTTCAGCATATGAAAATACGGAAAATCAATTTTGGCCATCAATATTTGCATATAATAAACTTCAGAATTTGAATACTAGTAATGTATTAAAAACTTATTAGAGGATCATTTCAAGTGAATAATGGTTCTCATACGCATATCTGCATCCTGTTTTTTTCCAAGTAAATTTGTGCTCAATACAAACAAATTTCACTAACTTTTCTTTCGTCTTTAGGTTCAAATACTTTTTATCTCAATTAGTGACAACCAAATATTGTCCAAACGCCTATGGTTTGATCAACTTCATTGCATTTCGTGGCTTTtattttcatgttatgttattgCCGAGGCACCAACTTCCTACTATTGTATTGTCGATTAACCAAACAAATGGAGGATTAAAGTATTATAATACAAATGTCAAAAAATTTACCAGTTAAATCTGACTACTCTTTCCAATGACCTTTCTATTAACTATTGAAGTGTGGTCATGTTGGACCTTTTGAAGTAACAGAAATCAAGTTCCTCTGATACATCTATTTTGATTCAAGGAGATGCATTAAACATCAATAGAAATGGAAGAGGAAATAAAAGGAAAATCAAATGTCATCAGCCATCATGTTGGGAAACTACATAAGAGCTAGGGCATGTGACtatgaacctccaaaacaaactTAGTCCAGCAATTATTAGTAAGCACGAGTTTGATCTCATAATATAGCCTCAAATTTACAGAGATTTTTATGAGAGAAAATTGTTACAACAATTAAAATCATGACAAGTTAGTATATACAGATATTTGCAGCTTCTTCCACTAGCCTGCTAAAAAATGCAGAATCTTGACTAACAGGgaaacaaaaataataaaattaacttgTACTGGGAAAAAAGTTACCTGCTTCTGTAACGTCAAGAATGCAAACCCCTTGCAAGAAAATGTCTTTTCTCGTTAAGACTTGAGGGATTCGTATTTCTCACCAACTGCACCA
Protein-coding sequences here:
- the LOC132620421 gene encoding ubiquitin-conjugating enzyme E2 10-like, whose protein sequence is MASRRIHKELRELQRDPPTSCSAGPVAQDMFHWQATIIGPNDSPYAGGVFQVAIHFPPDYPFKPPKVAFKTKVFHPNINNNGNICLDILKDQWSPALTISKVLLSICSLLTDPNPDDPLVSEIAHMYKTDRNKYESVARNWTQKYAMN